The sequence TCCTGACAACGGCGTGCAACGCTCACCCGAAGAAGGCACCATGAACGCGCAAGGGCATTACCTCAACGGCCCTCGCGTCAGCTTCTCCGGCGGAGCCGGCCTGCTCTCCACCGCCAACGACTACGCCATCTTCCTGCAAATGCTGCTCAACGGCGGCGAATACGAAGGCGCCCGCATCCTTTCTCCCAAGTCCGTCGAGCTGATGACCGTCAACCACCTCGCCGAAGGCGTGGAATTTCCCTGGGCCAAAGGCGTCGGATTCGGGCTCGGCTTCCGCATAATGGAAGACGTCGGCCGCTTCGGAGCTCCCGCATCCGTCGGAGAGTTCAGCTGGGGCGGCGCTTACCACTCAACCTATTGGGTCGACCCGGAGGAAGAGCTTGTAGTGGTTTACTTCACACAAGTGCGACCCGCCACCGGCCTCGACGACCACGACAAGCTCCGCGCCCTCGTCTACCAAGCTATTGTCGAGTGACGCGTTTGCCTAGAACCTCAATTCATGGATGCCAAGATTCCGCTGAAGCGTGACTCCGAGTCGCTGAGCTTGCATCCACTGACGCCTGATATGAAAGACTTGAGAAACGTCTCCTCCTCCTGGGACAGCCTCGCCCAAAGCGACGCCATGGGAGCCGTGCTCACCGGCAAAGAGTGGAACGAATCCGAGTTCTACGCATCCGGAGAACGGCAAGTCGAAGTGATTCTCAAGCTGCTCGAGTCCCAAGGCATCAGCTTGGCCACGAACGCGGCTCTCGACTTCGGTTGCGGCCTCGGTCGCTTGTCCTTCGCCTTGTGTAAACGTTTCGAATCCGTAACCGGCATCGACATCTCCAAGGAGATGATCAAGCGAGCGACTTCGAGCCCCCTCAACCCCGAGAACCTCAAGCTCATCCAATCCGAGAGGAATGACCTTCGATTTATCGAGGAGAATTCCCAGGACTTCGTCCTGAGCCTCATCGTCCTGCAACACATACCAACGCGCATCGCCAAGGCCTACATTGGAGAATTCCTCAGGGTAACCAAGCCGGGAGGAATCATCGTCTTCCAAGCGATTACGAAAGTAACCGGCTTGAAAAAGTCGACCCAGCAAAGCTTCTGGGAAGGCAAGCCGCTCAACTGGGATTCGCCCTCCCTTCCCAAGCTCATTTACCGGGCTACCTGTCGATTCGCCCGTTGGATCCCACGGAAAATCGTCAGCCACCGGCTCGCTTGTTATCTGAAAAAACGATCCGGCGCGCCAATCATGCAGATGAACCCCATCTCGCTCCGCTCGCTTTCCAAAACGATCAATGCCCATGGCGGGACTCTCCTGCTCTCGGTCGAAGACGGAGCGGCCGGCAGCGATTTCGAAAGCAGAACCTTCATCGTCCGCAAACGCTAGTAGCGTGGTGTAAATGAAACTCGTCACCCATCCGTAGGAAGGTAAGCGGTACAAAATCTGCCCCTTAGGCTGGTCTTGACTTCTTCCAGTTTGCCGGGGTCAGAGCCCTGAGCTCTTGCTCCTGCATGATGCCGGTGTTCCGGCTCAGGACGTCTTGCAGATATTCAAGCGGCTGGATGTCCAGGCGTTGGCAGGAGATCAGGATCGAGTAAAGGATCGCCGCGCGATCGCCGGCTTGGGGATGACCTACGAAGAGCCAGTTCTTCTTGCCGACCGCGGTCGGCCGGATGGCGTTCTCCATCCAGTTGTTGTCGATCGCGACGTGGCCGTGACGCAGGTAGGTCG comes from Pelagicoccus enzymogenes and encodes:
- a CDS encoding class I SAM-dependent methyltransferase; this encodes MDAKIPLKRDSESLSLHPLTPDMKDLRNVSSSWDSLAQSDAMGAVLTGKEWNESEFYASGERQVEVILKLLESQGISLATNAALDFGCGLGRLSFALCKRFESVTGIDISKEMIKRATSSPLNPENLKLIQSERNDLRFIEENSQDFVLSLIVLQHIPTRIAKAYIGEFLRVTKPGGIIVFQAITKVTGLKKSTQQSFWEGKPLNWDSPSLPKLIYRATCRFARWIPRKIVSHRLACYLKKRSGAPIMQMNPISLRSLSKTINAHGGTLLLSVEDGAAGSDFESRTFIVRKR